A window from Terriglobales bacterium encodes these proteins:
- a CDS encoding trypsin-like peptidase domain-containing protein, with product MRGLRVLLLALLVVGAFYFYTTAHRGTFAPGRWLGGDSRAGNLELTEAAGPEALDPEEQVNVSVYKKGVPSVVNIKSRSVSFNFFYGVVPEEGQGSGFILDSEGHVLTNFHVVANARQIEATLYNRKTYKADLIGVDRAHDLAVIQIHGSGFTPATLGNSRGLLVGQKVFAIGNPFGLSGTMTRGIVSSIRSVQEPGGAGFIDEAIQTDAAINPGNSGGPLLNSKGEVIGINTLIASNVGQSAGIGFAIPINTAKAVLGDLVSLGRVRRPSLGVHTIPIGPELAAQLGLPSDYGLLINDVISGSAAERAGLRGGSKRALLGNTPIMIGGDLIVAIDGQAIEDPQDLSHIMNNHRAGDTVTVTIYRGSNKMDVKVTLGEAREQA from the coding sequence ATGAGAGGACTTCGCGTACTGCTGCTGGCGCTCCTTGTGGTGGGTGCGTTTTATTTCTACACGACAGCGCACCGCGGCACTTTTGCGCCGGGCCGCTGGTTGGGCGGCGATTCGCGGGCCGGCAATCTGGAACTGACAGAAGCGGCCGGGCCGGAGGCCCTGGATCCCGAGGAGCAGGTCAACGTCAGCGTGTACAAGAAGGGCGTTCCCTCGGTGGTGAACATCAAGTCACGCTCCGTCTCGTTCAACTTCTTTTATGGAGTGGTGCCGGAGGAAGGACAAGGGTCGGGCTTCATTCTCGACTCGGAAGGTCACGTCCTGACCAATTTCCACGTGGTCGCCAACGCGCGGCAGATCGAGGCCACGCTTTACAACCGCAAAACTTATAAGGCTGACCTGATCGGAGTGGACCGGGCACACGACCTGGCGGTCATCCAAATTCACGGCAGCGGGTTCACGCCGGCGACGCTGGGCAATTCACGCGGGCTGCTGGTGGGGCAAAAGGTGTTCGCCATCGGCAATCCCTTCGGGTTGAGCGGCACCATGACGCGGGGAATCGTCAGCTCGATCCGGTCGGTACAGGAACCGGGCGGGGCCGGTTTTATTGACGAAGCGATCCAGACCGACGCCGCCATCAACCCTGGAAATTCCGGCGGGCCGCTGCTGAATTCCAAGGGCGAGGTGATCGGAATCAATACGCTGATCGCGTCCAACGTGGGGCAGAGCGCGGGGATCGGGTTCGCCATCCCCATCAACACGGCGAAGGCGGTGCTGGGCGACCTGGTGTCCCTGGGGCGGGTGCGGCGTCCGTCGCTGGGCGTCCACACCATCCCCATCGGGCCGGAACTGGCGGCGCAACTGGGGCTGCCGTCCGATTATGGGTTGCTGATCAACGACGTGATTTCGGGCAGCGCGGCCGAGCGCGCAGGATTGCGCGGCGGCAGCAAGCGCGCATTGCTGGGAAATACGCCGATCATGATCGGAGGAGACTTGATCGTCGCCATTGATGGCCAGGCGATCGAGGACCCGCAGGACCTGTCCCACATCATGAACAATCATCGCGCCGGCGACACGGTGACGGTGACGATTTATCGCGGCTCGAACAAAATGGATGTGAAAGTCACCCTGGGAGAGGCACGGGAACAAGCGTAG
- the coaE gene encoding dephospho-CoA kinase (Dephospho-CoA kinase (CoaE) performs the final step in coenzyme A biosynthesis.), translated as MLKVGLTGGVACGKSTVGDMFVARGAKLIKADEIAHRLMQPGQPVYEEVVRHFGREIVSPDGTIDRQKLAQAAFGGGRVEELNRLVHPAVIAEQDRWMQEEGARHRDTVVMVEAALILEAGVGKRFDKLVVVTCRPEQKAARFAARQGLTAEEALAEVERRQKAQVSDEEKARAADYVIDNSGPREQTERRVDAVWGELSHLAADEQR; from the coding sequence TTGCTGAAGGTCGGTCTCACCGGCGGAGTGGCGTGCGGCAAGTCCACGGTGGGCGATATGTTCGTGGCGCGCGGCGCGAAGCTGATCAAGGCGGATGAGATCGCTCACCGCCTGATGCAGCCGGGGCAGCCGGTGTACGAGGAGGTGGTCCGGCACTTCGGGCGCGAGATCGTCAGCCCGGACGGGACCATCGACCGGCAGAAGCTGGCGCAGGCGGCGTTCGGAGGTGGGCGCGTCGAGGAATTGAACCGGCTGGTGCATCCGGCGGTGATCGCGGAACAGGACCGGTGGATGCAGGAGGAAGGGGCGCGACATCGCGATACTGTAGTGATGGTCGAGGCGGCGCTGATCCTGGAAGCAGGCGTGGGGAAACGGTTCGACAAGCTGGTGGTGGTGACCTGCCGGCCGGAGCAGAAGGCGGCGCGCTTTGCAGCGCGGCAAGGCCTGACCGCGGAGGAAGCACTCGCCGAAGTGGAGCGGCGGCAGAAGGCGCAGGTTTCCGACGAAGAGAAGGCGCGCGCGGCGGATTACGTGATCGACAATTCCGGGCCGCGCGAGCAGACGGAGCGGCGGGTAGATGCTGTGTGGGGAGAACTAAGTCATTTGGCCGCCGATGAACAGAGATGA